Proteins from a genomic interval of Zingiber officinale cultivar Zhangliang chromosome 1B, Zo_v1.1, whole genome shotgun sequence:
- the LOC122056125 gene encoding thioredoxin domain-containing protein PLP3B-like: MRCDRSWQNVYKIIFMSRCVQVYCCNALKNINVQTRTLAIGSVRPKHLKALAPVHINTKFIKLDAENAPFFVTKLAIKTLPCVILFRNGIAFDRIVGFQDLGSKDDFTARALENLLKRKGGYRTVEISTLRSVWIQ; encoded by the exons ATGAGGTGCGATCGGAGTTGGCAGAatgtatacaagatcatatttatgagtagGTGCGTTCAAGTTTAT TGTTGCAATGCTCTGAAGAATATTAATGTCCAAACCAGAACATTAGCAATCGG CTCTGTACGTCCAAAGCATTTGAAGGCCCTAGCACCAGTGCACATTAATACTAAGTTTATCAAGCTGGATGCTGAA AATGCACCATTTTTCGTGACGAAATTGGCAATCAAAACACTGCCCTGTGTTATTTTATTCAG GAATGGCATTGCCTTTGATAGGATAGTCGGCTTTCAAGATCTTGGAAGCAAAGATGATTTTACTGCCAGAGCTTTAGAAAATCTTCTTAAAAGAAAAG GTGGATACAGGACAGTCGAGATCAGTACACTAAGGAGCGTCTGGATTCAGTAA